From the Pyramidobacter porci genome, the window TCCAGTCGTGGGATTCGAGAAAGGTGAACACCGCCATGGGCATTTCGCCCCACCAGATCGGATAGCCGAGAAAGACGGTGTCGTAAGCGCCGATGTCTTTGTCCTCCGCCAGTTCGGGGCGCGCGCCCGCGCGCAGTTCCTTTTTGGCGACGTCGGTGGTCTCGTCATAGCTTTCGGGATACGCTTTGGCGGGCCTGATCTCGAACAGGTCGGCGCCGATGGCGGCGGCGATCATCTTGGCGACGATCATGGTGTTGCCTTCTTGAATGACGCCGACATTGTACTGCTCGCCGGTCTTGGAGAACACGGCGACGAGCGCTGTGTCCCGCGGCGCGGCCAGGGCGCAGCCGGCGGCCAGCGTCAGGACGGTCAGCGCGAGAATGAACTTTTCCATGTGGAACCACTCCTTCTGTGTGAAAACTCTTCGAATCGGGACGGAACTCCGCCGCCCGGCGTCAGTATAACATTGAAGCCGGCTCCAATGGCAAGCTCCCGGCGCGCGCCTTACGCTTCGGCGAGCCGAAAAGCGCGTCTGCATTTTTCCTTTCTTTGTGTTAGACTTGGGCCGTACCACAAAAAATCAACGATTCGGGAGGATGCACATGAAAAAGTTTGCGGCTCTGGTTCTGGCGGCGTGGATGACAGCGGGCGCGGCGGGCGCGGCGGAAAAACCCAAAGTGACGATCTACACCTCGATGTACGAGGACATCATCGAGGCGATGACCGACGTACTCGCGGAGAAGTTCCCCGACTACGACGTCGAGTTCTTCTACGGCGGCACCGGCACGCTGCAGGCCAAGATCGCGGCGGAGATGGACACGAAAAAGCTGGGCTGCGACATCCTCATGGTGGCCGATCCGTCCTACGCGCTCGAACTCAAGGCCAAAGGCATCCTCCATCCCTACGCCTCCAAGGAAGCGGCGCATCTGGCCTTCGAATACGACGCGGAAGGCTGCTGGTATCCCGTGCGCGTCAGCAACATGATCCTGGCCTACAACCCCGAGAAGTACGGGAAAGAAGACGTGCCCCGCACGTTCGCCGATTTCGCCGGCGAATCCATGAAGGGCGTCGGTTCCATGTCGAACCCGCTCACGTCGGGCACGGCGCTCGTCGCCATCTCGGCGCTGAAGGACAAATACGGCTACGGATACTACGACAAACTGGGCGCTTGGCGCCCAGCTTGACTTCCTGAGGAATCACGTTGGCAATATTCAGCACCGCCGAGAAGACGACCATGTAGGCATACATATGGATCGAGACCTTGCCGATGGAAGGCAAAATGCTCTTGGAGAAAATACGCCCCGCAGCGAAGATACAGCAGGTCAACAGCAGTCCGCCGCCCATGTGGTATTGGGAGATCTCAGGTTTTGCGGCTTTATCTTTGGGTAATTCGTATTTACTTGCGTTGCGCAGGAGCTCGCCGTTGCCCGACAAGGAAGGGAAACGCTCTCCGAGAGAGTTTAACGCCACCGCGCCGAGGATGGCGAAGTTATTGGCGATGTTGAGAATCGCAAAGGCCACTGAATAATAGGCCCCTTTGCTGCCACCCGTGGTCGTTTCCCACATCTGACTTAGGGGAATGGCTCCCGCGCCGTTGCCGCCACCCATAATCGGCAACACGTAATAGTTCATGACATCCTTCATGTCGATACCGCACAGCAATGCACCGCAGACACCGAAAATCGCCGCCATGGCAATGCCGCCGAAGATCGCCGGAATTATAGCCGGCAAAGGCCTTGATCAGCTGCTTTCTATTGACTGTCAGTACGGCCGAGACGATCAGCAGGGAGATGAATACCGTCTGAAAGCCGTATTCATCATAGAAAAAAGCGATGCCTTTGGCATACTTCTCGGGAAGGATCTTAAAATAGACCAAAACTGCCGAACCGAAGAAGGCCATGACCGCGCCGCCACCGACGTAGTCCTTCCATAGAGGAAGACGTTCGCCGATCTCGAAAAGCACAAGACCGATGGAGAACATGATCGCGATGATCGACAGCATGTCATCGCTGGGCATCCTGCCCGTAAATGTTACGACATAAATGATCGCGATGAGAACGCTGACCATCCATAAGGGCATGCCGTAAATCTTCGCGCCGAGAAATCCGCAGTTCCTTTCGCTTTCAGACATTATCAACACCTCCGATGATAAGAATTAAGGTACATGCTGTTTGAGATCTTGATCTTTTTTCGAGGCATCTTTATTTTAAAAACGAACGAACTATTTGTAAAATACGCATATTTATATGATTTCCATGAAAGGAACTGCATACCTAATTTTTGTGATCGGAGTTAGTTCTCCATTTATTCGAATTTCACGTTCCGTACGGAAACTCCGGCAAAAGCCTGACGGGCGGTCTCGAAAAACGCCCGTTCGACCGCACCGACATAGGCATCTTTTCGGGAGTAAAGGGCGACGGTCCAAGTCAGTGCTGGCACGCCGATCTCGTGCACTTCCGGCGGCGCCGTTGTCTGCGCCAGCTTCAGTGTCATAGCCGGTACGATGGTCACGCCAAGTCCGGCCGCTGCCAGCCGTAACGATGTGATGTTGCTTGACGACTCAAAGACAACCTGCGGAGAAAGATTGTACGTGCTCCAGAGTTCGCTGACGCGACGGAACAAAGCATGCCCGTGCCGTGAAATGATGAACGGCAGGTCCTCGAGCTTCGCTGGATTCAGAGCGCGATTGCCTTTTTTCAGCAAATGCCGGGAACGGACCATACCGGGAGCAACAACCAATAAGAGTCGTTCGCGATAGATCTCCATGGATTGGAACTCATTCAGCTGCGGAAAGATGCCGATGCCGAAATTGATGCGTCCGCGCGCGAGCGCATCAATGATTTTCGCCGTGTTGCTAATCGCAAGGTCTACTTCGATGCCGGGATGGCGGCGTCTGAAATCCGGTAAAATCAACGGCAACATGTAAGCTGCGCGCTCATGCAGGATTCCCACCACCAGACGCCCTTTCAGGCTGCCGGCAATATCTCGGAATTCCCGCATCATGCGATCGTGTACGCGCATGATCTCGACCGCGTTCTTCAAGTACTGCTCGCCGGCATAGGTCAGTTTCAACGGCATCATCGTGCGGTCAAACAACTTCACGCCCAGTTCTTCTTCCGTACGGGCAATGAAATGACTGAGTGACGGCTGGGAGATATGGAGCGCCGCGGCGGCTTTTGTAATGTTGCGATGTTCCGCCACCGCCAGAATGTACTGAATCTGTCGAAAATCCACATGAGCGTCCCCTTTTCTTTTCGTTCTGTTCATAACTGATACTACTTCTTGATAGAAAGCGTTGACATCGTTTGCTGGGCGCTGCAAGGGAGTTCATACTGGTTTTCGTTAAAAAGAGCACAGGTTCTTCGCCCTTTTCAGAACGTCGAAGGCACGTCAAAAACCGCATGAAATCGCGCCCTGCCGGTTTACAAAAACGCTCCCTGCCGAAACAGACGGAAAAGAGAACGCCTTTCGTTTTCTTTCCCGTCTGTTTGGCAGGGAGCATCGCCAGTTCACTTTCTCGCATAATCTTTCGCGAAGCCGGAGGCGGAGCCTCATCCGCTTATTCAGCGCTTGCGCGGAAGGCGGGACGTTCCGTTTTGTCTTCGAGGCGTTCGATCGTGAAGACGTTGGTCGCGTCGACATCGGAGCGGGGCAGAACACGCTCGCCCCCTTGGGCTGGCCGGAGATTTCGCCGCAGCAGCGGAGGCCGTCGAGGTACAGAAAGGCCATGCGCATGGCCGCCGGTTCACGACGTTTGACGCTCATTCTCCGCCGACGCGCAGGCCTTCGTTGCTTTTCAGCGACGTAGCCGACAGCATCAAATGGACTTTCATGAGCTGCTCCGCCTTGTCGGGGTCATGCGCCAACAGCGCCTTGAGCAGGGCGCGGTGCTCGTCGAGGCTGGGATTGGTGTTCATGTCGAAGAACGAATCGTAAAAGATCATGTACACGCATGTACGCGCCAGCAGATTGTTGACGAATTCCGCCAGCACGGCGTTGCCGGAGCACTCCGCCAGCGTGCGGTGAAAGCGGTTGTTTACGTCGAGGTAGGCCTCGAAATTGCGCGCGGCGAAAATCTGCTCTTCCTCGTCGATCGTCTGCTGAAGTGTGTTCGCCTGCGCGCCCGTGATGTTGAGGGCCGCCTTGCGCGCCGCCAGGCACTCCAGATATTCGCGCAGTTCGTAAGTATCCATGATTTCTTTCTTGGTCGGCTTGGCCAAACGGGCGCCGGCGTTGGGGATCAGCGTCGCCAGCCCCTCGGCGGTAAGGCGGCGGATCGCCTCGCGCACGGGCGTGCGGCTGACGTCAAGTTCCTGAGCGATCGCCTCTTCGGTGAGCCGGTCGCCGGGCTGGCGCTTTTTGGCGAAGATCTGGCCGCGCAGATGTCGGTAGACGAAATCCGCGGCAGTCGGGGCGTAAGCTTCCGGTTCTTTCATTTTCAAAGCCTCCTGCGAGCTGGGCTGAACGGCGGTCGGCCGTTGACTCCGGTCGACGTCGGAATGATTTTCATAATTATACACCACATCGCCGCAAGCCGCCTTTTTGCGGATTTTCCGAGATCAATCTTCGCCCAGTTTTTGCAAAAAATGCAATTCTTACATTTTATTGCCGTGGCTTTGTTTTACCGGATTGTCCCGGCGCTCGCACCCGAACTGGGCAAAGAAAGGGGAAATTTGCGGAGAGCGGGCTTGCGACCGCATGTCGTCTCGTACGCTGATCAACGCCGTGGAAATGCCGGGCTGGCGCGCGATCGTGCCGCAAAAAGCGTGCGGCACGCGATTTCATACAATTCTCGACGCCTCTTCGGCGCTCTGAAAAGGGCGAAGAACCTGTGCCCCTTTTAACGAAAACGAGGATAACTCCCGATAAAAAAACGACAAACGAGTTGGCGGACAAGGCAGCTCGTTCGTCGTTTGAGTCAAGAATCGGCATCATAGGGCGACGCGATGATCTTCTCCGGTCGTTTTTTTCAGCGTCCTGGCGGCGATGGATACGTCTCTCCGTTTTTCATCACAGTTCGAACTTTTTGCCCGTTTCCCGGCGTGCCTGAAGACCGGATGTTTCCAGAACGATTTCCGCCACGTTGGTAGCGTGGTCGCCGATGCGCTCCATGTTGCTGATCAGGTCGATGAAGATCACGCCGGATGAGGGCGTACAGGTCCCGTCGTTGAGGCGCTGCATGTGCATGTGCCGCAGTTGTCTCTCCATGGCGTCGACCTCGTCTTCCATCGTCACTGACACCTCGCGGGCCAGTTCGACGTTCTCCGTGCGCAGGGCTTCGAGAGCCTTCTGCACCATCTCACGGACCAGCGCAAGCATCGCGGAAAACTCCTGAACGGCGGACGGCGAAAACTCGAGACGGTGGTCCTGAAGGTACTCGTAAAGCTCCATCATGTTCTGGGCATGGTCGCCGATGCGCTCGATGTCGCTGGAGCCGTTCACGAGAGATTCGAGCAGCGAGGAAAGATGATCGGAGATGTGGCGCTGCCAAAGCCTGGCGGCGAAAGAGGCGACGCGGCGCGTCAGATCGTTGAGGCCGTCTTCCACCTGATTCAGCTTGGACACGGCCGCCGGATCTTTGGCGGCGAAAGCTTGCCTCACCAAGTCGAGCATTTCCAGCGCCATGCCGCCCATGTTCAGCAGTTCGTTGCGCACCGCCGTGAGCGCGGCGGCCGGCGACGTGTTCAGCAGACTCTCGTTCAGATAGCGGGCGCCGGCGTAAACTTTTTCATCCCTGCTCGGGAGCAGCTTCTGAATCAGCCGGGCGAGCACGCTCACAAAGGGCAGCTGGAGCATGGTGTTGACGACGTTGAAGAGTGTATGGGCGTTGGCCAGCTGGCGGGCGATATTTCCGGACGTGTGCGAGATCAGCGCCGTATAGGGACCAAGCAGCGGCAGGAAGATCATCACGCCAAGCAGATTGAACAGCACATGCCCTGCGGCGGCCTGCTTAGCCGAGCGGCTCGAACCCAGCGCAGCGATGACGGCGGTGATCGTCGTGCCCAGGTTGTCGCCCAGCAGAATGGCGATGGCCGACTGAAGCGGCAGCAGCCCCTGCACGGCCATGGCGATAGTGAGGCCGACGGTGGCCGAACTGGACTGCACGGCCATGGTCAGCAGCGTACCGGCGGCGACGCCCAGCAGCGGATGGGCGGCGAAAGTGAGAAAAAACTGTTTGTTGGCGGCAAGGAAGCCAAGCGCGTGCTCCATCGTGCTCATGCCGATGAAGAGCAGGCCGAAGCCGAAGATGCCGTTGCCGATGTAGCGGCGTTTTTTCGAGTGACCGAAGACGGCCAGCAGCATGCCGACGCCCAGCAGCGGCAGCGCCAGTTCTTTCATGTTGAAGGCGACCAGCTGCGCCGTGACGGTGGTGCCGATGTTGGCTCCCATGATCACGCCGAGCGCCTGCTTCAGCGTCATCATCCCCGCCTGCACGAAGCTGACCGACATGATCGTCGTGGCGGCGCTGGACTGAATCACCATCGTCACCAGCGTGCCGACCAGCGCGCCCTTGAGCGGCGTGCTCGTCAGCGACGCGATCAGCGTGCGCATACGGTCGCCCGCCAAGTCCTGCAGGGCGTCACCCATCAGTTTGATACCGTACAGGAACAGCCCGACGCCGCCCATGATCTGGAACAAAGTGCTCAAGTTCATTCGTTCCCCCCGTTCTTCATTAAAAAGCGTATCCTTCATGAAAACTACGCTTCTTTGCTTCAGGGTGCCGACAAGAAGCCAATGACAGAAACGTCACCGTTTCCCCGGTTCCGCCGCGGGAAGCTCCGGCGGCAGCGGTTTCAGCGTCGTCTTGAAGGTGCCATCGTCGTTGTAACAGCTGGCGACGCGGATCGTGCGGTCAACGATGCGATAGGAAAGTCCTTCAAGCTCGCGGTGCAGCTCGTCGGGAACCAGCGCGTTGGATGTCCACGAAAGTTCGACGCCGCGGTTCCACAGTCGGTAGTGAAGCGTGGCGCCGCGCCGGAGATGACCTCCCACGCGGGCGCTGATCACGTCGAAGAGGGCCAGGTCGAAGCGCTTCAGCACCGCCGTGAGCACGACGCCGGGAGCAAGGCGCTCCTGCGGCTCGTCCACGCCGATCACGTAAAACCCCTCTTCGACGGCGGCTTCGATGACGCCGTTTCCGGACAGCCCCGCTGCCTGGAAGATCACCTGCGCGCCCTCGTCATGCATGGCACAGGCGATGGCTTTCGCTTTTTGAGGATCGTTCCAGGACTGGACGCTCCGTTTCAGCAACGTCGCCCGTTCGTCGGCGTCTTTGGCCCCCTGCTCGAAGCCGAGCAGAAAATCCAGCATCACCGGCGTTTTTTCGCCGCGCTCGCCGAGGATGACGCCGATTTTCCGGGAGTTTCGGCGCGCCGCCAGACGGACGGCCAGCACGCCGGCCAGATAACTGGCCTCGCTTTGGTGGAACAGCACCGACGAGACCCCGGGATTGACGGATTTCGCGTCGAACAACACAAAATCGGTGCTCTCGTGCGCGCGGGCCGTTGTGTCGACCGCTTCGGCGAGAGGACTGCCCACGGCGAGCACCAGCTGGTTCCGTCGGGCGGCCTCCGCGACAGTCGACTCGTATTCGGCGCTGTTGTAGTTGCAGAGATAGCTGGTGATCTTGACGTCCAGTTCCGATTGGGCGCGCTTGAGGCCGCCCTCCGACGAACGGAACATCGAATCCTCGGGACCGCAGGAAAAAACGACCCCGATCGGCAGAGGGCGGCGCGCCTGAAGCGGCGCGGCGCTCGCCGACCATACGGCCAGCAGCAGCAAAACGCGAAGAAAACGCATCACATCCCGCCTTTCAAAAAAATGCCGGAAGCTCTCGGACTTCCGGCATTTTGCAGCCGGAAGACAACGGCCTCCCGACCGAGAAAATCTAAAAGAAAAATTCCCGTGCGCAGACCAGCGCAAACGCCAGGATCGCCGTGCCGCAGGCGAAACTGGCCGCGTCTTTGGCGGCTTTGGCCAGTGGATGCCGTTCCCGCGTGCAGAGATCCACCGTCTTTTCGATGCCGGTGTTGAGCGCTTCCGTGATCAGCACCAGCAGCCCCCAGGGCAGCGCGGCGCCGAGGGCGGAAAAACCGCGCCGCCAGCACACAGCCGACAGCGCGGCAAGCAGCATGACCAGTTCCTGACGGAACGCCGCCTCTTTGAGCAGCACGAGAAAGCCGCCCCAGGAGTACGCCAGCGCCTTGAAAAGATGTCTCATCACACCACGTCCTGAAAGATTCTGCCGCAGAGCGGAACGCCGCTCCGCGTTTTTTTATTCCCTATTCGGGAGTGAAAGTGCTTTCGATGTATTTCTGTTCCTGATCGAGCTGAAGTTGAATCAGAGCCCATTTCTGCTCTTCGGGGCTCATCTTGCGGAACTCCGCCCAATCGTCGTCTTCGATGACTTCTTCATCTTCCGCCGGAGGCAGCGCTTCGTCGCGGAGCAGCTCCAGCTCGTCCTTGGAAAGCTCTCGTTTGTCCTTCATGAACTCTTCTCCCCCTTCACTGGTATGATCACGCATCGGGGCCAAGCTCCCCCTTTGCGACAACCGCGGTGTTTCCGCCCAGAGCCGCGCGGAAGCGCCTCCCGTCGAGCCGTTCGAAAGCGACTCGGTTCGTGCCGCCGGGATTGTGCACTTCGATCGGGCCGTCCATGCCGAACAGCAGGCTAGCCGACAGCGCCGCCGCCACGCCGCCCGTACCGCAGGAATCGGTAAGATCTTCGACGCCGCGCTCGTAGGTCACGGCCGTCAGCTCGCCGCGCCCGACGGGGCGCGCGAAGTTCACGTTGCAGCCCTGCGGGAACAACGACGCGTCATGACGGAAGGCGCGGCCGATGCGCCGGCAGTCGTCGCGGCTCAGATCCTCCGGCGCGAACAGCACGAGATGGGGCACGCCCACCCACAAGAAGCAGCTGCGGAAGGCCGCGCCGTCCATCGTCAGCGGCCGGTCGATCCAGTCCGGCGCGAACGACTGCTCGCCGAGGTCGATCTCGACGAAATTGCCGTCGACGCGCGCGCGCATCGCGCCCGCCAGCGTCTCGAACGTCATTTCCGCGGGGGCGGCGCCGCGTTCGTAAGCGAAGCGCGCAATGCAGCGCGCGCCGTTGCCGCACATTTCGGCTTCCGATCCGTCGGCGTTGAACAGTCTCATGCGGAAATGCGCGCTCGCGGACGGTTCCACGATCAGCAGCCCGTCGGCGCCGACGGACGCGCGGCGGCGGCAGAGGCGGCGCGCCAGCTCCGCCAGTTCGTGCGCCGGTTTCTGCGCGGCCAGCATGTCGAGCGTGATAAAATCGTTGCCGTTGCCGTTGATCTTCCAAAATTCCATCGTCATTCCTCCGCGAGGCGCTTTATTTTTCCATTCTCATTTTACCTCAAGCGACGCGCTCTGTCCAAAACTTTCCGTTCTGTTCCGCGCCGTTTCAATTTCGTCCTCTGGACAAAGGAAATCCAGTAATATATAATATGGTCAGCTTTGGTTAGACGATTGCGAAAATCGGTCTGACCGGTGGAGGTGTCCGGCTATGAGCATAGCCTACAAAGATTATTACGAAATTCTCGGCGTCTCCAAGACCGCCACGGAACAGGAGATAAAGAGCGCGTACCGCAAGCTGGCGAAGAAGTATCATCCCGACGTGAACAAAACCCCCGGCGCGGAGCAGAAGTACAAAGACGTGAACGAAGCGTACGAAGTCCTGCACGATCCGGAAAAGCGCCAGAAGTACGACGCCCTCGGCCCCAATTGGGAAGCCGCCCAGCAGTTCGGCAGACAAGGCGGAGGTTTTCAGGGCTTCGGCGGATTTCCCGGCGGCGGCGTGCACATGGAGTTCGGCGACGGCGGCGGCTTCAGCGAGTTCTTCCAGACCATTTTCGGCAACATGGGCGGCTCCGCGCGAGGCTTCAGCGCCAGCGATCTTTTCGGCGGGCGCGCCCGTACGGCCCGCGGCGAAGACAGCGAAGTGCAGATCACGCTTTCGCTTGCCGACGTGATGGCCGCGCCTCTGAAACGGAGCATGACGCTCCGCGGCACGGCGGGAGCCCGTACCATCGAAGTGAATCTGCCCCGCGGCATCCGCGAAGGCTCGCGCCTGAAACTGCGCGGCCAGGGGGCGCCCGGCCGGGGCGGCGGCGAAAGCGGCGACCTGTACGTCGTCGTTCACATCGAAGCGGACAGCCGCTTCGAGATCAGCGGCTACGACCTCACTACCTCCGTGACCGTGACGCCGTGGGATGCCGTGCTCGGCGGCGCCGTCAGCGTTCCGTCCCCCGAAGGCGCGCTGAAGGTGAAAGTCCCCGCCGGCTCCCAGTCGGGAACCCGCCTGCGCCTGCACGGCAAAGGGCTGCCCATGCGCGGCGGCAACCTGCGCGGAGATCTGTACGCCACGATCGAGATCAGCGTGCCGCAGAACGTCTCTTCCCGCGAGCGGGAACTGTGGGAACAGATCAGGGCGCTGCACGCGTAAAAGCTCGGTTCCGTACGGCGCGGAAAAGACGAACGGCCGGCGTTTGCCGGCGGAATGTTTTTTATATGTTCTTTTTGCGGAAGAGGCGGCGAATTTTGCCCTTCCGAGAGATACATGATATAATTAGTCGGAGTACAAGAACCAAATCTATCCATGGGGGGTAATACGATGAAAATTGGCGAACTGATTCAAAGCGGTGACTGGAAGGGCGAGAAACACGTTCCCGTGATCGAAGCGCCGGCGTCCGTCAAGGCGGGGGAGACGGCCCACGTGATGCTTTCGGTGGGCAAGGAGATCGCCCATCCCAACACGTTGGAGCACTACATCGCCTGGATCAAGCTTTACTTCAAGGGCGCGTCCAGCAAGTTCGCCGTCGAACTCGGCGAGCTGACCTTCGACGTCCACGGCGACAACGCCACGGCGCCCAAGGGCTGCCTGCACGTCAAGCTCAAGGAAAGCGGCACGCTCATCGCCGTGTCTTACTGCAACCTGCACGGCCTCTGGGAGTCCAGCGCCGAGATCGCAGTCGAGTAATCCGTCTGCGGAACGCAAAACCGTCAGAAAATAGAAAAGCCGGCGATCATCCGATCGCCGGCTTTTTTTCGCGTCGAGAGCTCCGCACGCAGGATTTTTTGAAAAAAATCGCGCCGTTTCCGCGACGCTGGCTCCTTGTCAGTCGTCGGCGTAGAATTCGTGGGCGTATTTGCGCCAGAGGAAGAGCGCGGCGGCGGCGCTGAGCGTGCCCAGCAGCAGCCCCCAGACGATGTAGCTCAGACGGCCTTTGCCGATCAGATAGCCGCCCAAGCCGGCCAGCGCGTAACCGTAGGCGATCAGCGTGCCGATGGAAAGAAACGTGACGATCAGTCTCATAAAAAGGCTCCTTTGTCCGAACTCTTATAGAAAAAACTTCTCGTCACGTATTGTACCAGTTTCTTCATTCTCTGTGTCACGATGCCGCGGCTCGTGATAAAATAAGCTGGCCTGAGAGAAAACGGAGCCGTTGAGGGATAATATTTTATCGCTAAAGCTCGTTTTTAAACGAATAATCCAGGCGGCCTCTTTTCATGCCGCCGTCCCAGTTCAGAGGAGATGCATCCATGGAAAAGAAAACCCTTCCGACGCTCGATCTGAAGAGGCATTACGCGCAGATCAGGGAAGAAATCGACGAAGCGATTCGCGGCGTGGTGGAAAGCCAATATTTCGTGCTCGGCCCCGAAGTGAAAAGTTTCGAGACCGAGGCGGCCAATTACCTTGAGGTCAAACACGCCGTCGGCTGCGCTTCCGG encodes:
- a CDS encoding flagellar assembly protein FliH — translated: MKDKRELSKDELELLRDEALPPAEDEEVIEDDDWAEFRKMSPEEQKWALIQLQLDQEQKYIESTFTPE
- a CDS encoding diacylglycerol kinase is translated as MRHLFKALAYSWGGFLVLLKEAAFRQELVMLLAALSAVCWRRGFSALGAALPWGLLVLITEALNTGIEKTVDLCTRERHPLAKAAKDAASFACGTAILAFALVCAREFFF
- a CDS encoding flavodoxin — translated: MEKFILALTVLTLAAGCALAAPRDTALVAVFSKTGEQYNVGVIQEGNTMIVAKMIAAAIGADLFEIRPAKAYPESYDETTDVAKKELRAGARPELAEDKDIGAYDTVFLGYPIWWGEMPMAVFTFLESHDWKGKTVIPFATHEGSGMGRTQESLRKTLPDATILSGLAVRGAVAQNERAQAQQAVTEWLAKLGL
- a CDS encoding extracellular solute-binding protein; its protein translation is MKKFAALVLAAWMTAGAAGAAEKPKVTIYTSMYEDIIEAMTDVLAEKFPDYDVEFFYGGTGTLQAKIAAEMDTKKLGCDILMVADPSYALELKAKGILHPYASKEAAHLAFEYDAEGCWYPVRVSNMILAYNPEKYGKEDVPRTFADFAGESMKGVGSMSNPLTSGTALVAISALKDKYGYGYYDKLGAWRPA
- the dapF gene encoding diaminopimelate epimerase, with the translated sequence MEFWKINGNGNDFITLDMLAAQKPAHELAELARRLCRRRASVGADGLLIVEPSASAHFRMRLFNADGSEAEMCGNGARCIARFAYERGAAPAEMTFETLAGAMRARVDGNFVEIDLGEQSFAPDWIDRPLTMDGAAFRSCFLWVGVPHLVLFAPEDLSRDDCRRIGRAFRHDASLFPQGCNVNFARPVGRGELTAVTYERGVEDLTDSCGTGGVAAALSASLLFGMDGPIEVHNPGGTNRVAFERLDGRRFRAALGGNTAVVAKGELGPDA
- a CDS encoding LysR family transcriptional regulator, which codes for MNRTKRKGDAHVDFRQIQYILAVAEHRNITKAAAALHISQPSLSHFIARTEEELGVKLFDRTMMPLKLTYAGEQYLKNAVEIMRVHDRMMREFRDIAGSLKGRLVVGILHERAAYMLPLILPDFRRRHPGIEVDLAISNTAKIIDALARGRINFGIGIFPQLNEFQSMEIYRERLLLVVAPGMVRSRHLLKKGNRALNPAKLEDLPFIISRHGHALFRRVSELWSTYNLSPQVVFESSSNITSLRLAAAGLGVTIVPAMTLKLAQTTAPPEVHEIGVPALTWTVALYSRKDAYVGAVERAFFETARQAFAGVSVRNVKFE
- a CDS encoding BMP family ABC transporter substrate-binding protein — its product is MRFLRVLLLLAVWSASAAPLQARRPLPIGVVFSCGPEDSMFRSSEGGLKRAQSELDVKITSYLCNYNSAEYESTVAEAARRNQLVLAVGSPLAEAVDTTARAHESTDFVLFDAKSVNPGVSSVLFHQSEASYLAGVLAVRLAARRNSRKIGVILGERGEKTPVMLDFLLGFEQGAKDADERATLLKRSVQSWNDPQKAKAIACAMHDEGAQVIFQAAGLSGNGVIEAAVEEGFYVIGVDEPQERLAPGVVLTAVLKRFDLALFDVISARVGGHLRRGATLHYRLWNRGVELSWTSNALVPDELHRELEGLSYRIVDRTIRVASCYNDDGTFKTTLKPLPPELPAAEPGKR
- a CDS encoding 2-hydroxycarboxylate transporter family protein, encoding MAAIFGVCGALLCGIDMKDVMNYYVLPIMGGGNGAGAIPLSQMWETTTGGSKGAYYSVAFAILNIANNFAILGAVALNSLGERFPSLSGNGELLRNASKYELPKDKAAKPEISQYHMGGGLLLTCCIFAAGRIFSKSILPSIGKVSIHMYAYMVVFSAVLNIANVIPQEVKLGAKRPVCRSIRSRICPSAPRWRRAPCPT
- a CDS encoding DnaJ C-terminal domain-containing protein; the protein is MSIAYKDYYEILGVSKTATEQEIKSAYRKLAKKYHPDVNKTPGAEQKYKDVNEAYEVLHDPEKRQKYDALGPNWEAAQQFGRQGGGFQGFGGFPGGGVHMEFGDGGGFSEFFQTIFGNMGGSARGFSASDLFGGRARTARGEDSEVQITLSLADVMAAPLKRSMTLRGTAGARTIEVNLPRGIREGSRLKLRGQGAPGRGGGESGDLYVVVHIEADSRFEISGYDLTTSVTVTPWDAVLGGAVSVPSPEGALKVKVPAGSQSGTRLRLHGKGLPMRGGNLRGDLYATIEISVPQNVSSRERELWEQIRALHA
- a CDS encoding GntR family transcriptional regulator; protein product: MKEPEAYAPTAADFVYRHLRGQIFAKKRQPGDRLTEEAIAQELDVSRTPVREAIRRLTAEGLATLIPNAGARLAKPTKKEIMDTYELREYLECLAARKAALNITGAQANTLQQTIDEEEQIFAARNFEAYLDVNNRFHRTLAECSGNAVLAEFVNNLLARTCVYMIFYDSFFDMNTNPSLDEHRALLKALLAHDPDKAEQLMKVHLMLSATSLKSNEGLRVGGE
- a CDS encoding class II SORL domain-containing protein encodes the protein MKIGELIQSGDWKGEKHVPVIEAPASVKAGETAHVMLSVGKEIAHPNTLEHYIAWIKLYFKGASSKFAVELGELTFDVHGDNATAPKGCLHVKLKESGTLIAVSYCNLHGLWESSAEIAVE
- a CDS encoding Na/Pi cotransporter family protein; the protein is MNLSTLFQIMGGVGLFLYGIKLMGDALQDLAGDRMRTLIASLTSTPLKGALVGTLVTMVIQSSAATTIMSVSFVQAGMMTLKQALGVIMGANIGTTVTAQLVAFNMKELALPLLGVGMLLAVFGHSKKRRYIGNGIFGFGLLFIGMSTMEHALGFLAANKQFFLTFAAHPLLGVAAGTLLTMAVQSSSATVGLTIAMAVQGLLPLQSAIAILLGDNLGTTITAVIAALGSSRSAKQAAAGHVLFNLLGVMIFLPLLGPYTALISHTSGNIARQLANAHTLFNVVNTMLQLPFVSVLARLIQKLLPSRDEKVYAGARYLNESLLNTSPAAALTAVRNELLNMGGMALEMLDLVRQAFAAKDPAAVSKLNQVEDGLNDLTRRVASFAARLWQRHISDHLSSLLESLVNGSSDIERIGDHAQNMMELYEYLQDHRLEFSPSAVQEFSAMLALVREMVQKALEALRTENVELAREVSVTMEDEVDAMERQLRHMHMQRLNDGTCTPSSGVIFIDLISNMERIGDHATNVAEIVLETSGLQARRETGKKFEL